One Pantanalinema sp. genomic window, GGTGGGGCGGGGCTAGGGGTGGGGGGATAAAATCAAGTTCCTCATGCCTTCGGGGGACTTGGAGCTTTTAAAATCCCCCCACCCCCGACCCCGCCCCACCGGGGGGCGGGGAGAATCGCCAGGAGACCTGTCCCATTCGCATCGGCTTCGACGCAAGACTCATCGAGAACAGCGGCATCGGGCGCTACATCCAGTGCCTGTTGCCGAGGCTCGGCGCGCAGGGCGTCGAGGTCATCGCCTGGATGCTGCCTCATCAGGCCGCGGATCCACGGTGGGACTTCCCCGGGATCGAGCGACGCGTCCTCGAGGCCAAGCCCATGTCTCCCCAGGAACAGGCCATGATGCCCGCCGCCGTCAAGGAGGCCGGGCTCGATCTGCTGCACGTCCCGCACCTGAACGCGCCGCTCCTGAGCCGCGTGCCCCTGGTCGCCACCATCCACGACCTGATCCCCTTCCACTACCCGGAGGCGATCGCCGCGCGCTTCGGGGGCGCCTACTTCCATGCCATGGCGCGCCTGGTGCCGCGCAAGGCGCGGCGCGTCCTCACCGTCTCCGAGCACACCCGCAAGGACCTGGTCACCCTGGCGGGCGCGAAGCCCGAAAAGGTGGAGACCATCCCGCTCGGGGTGGAGGCGCGGTTCACCGAACAAGCCTCACCCGAGCTGCGGCGCCGGGTGCGCGATCGCTATGGCCTGACCGGCCGCTATTTGCTCTACGCCGGCCAGTGGAAGGGCTACAAGAACGTCGACCTGCTCCTTGACGTCATGGAAGGCATGGACTCTGAGCGCTTCGCCGACGTGAAGCTGGTCCTGGTCGGACGAGAGGATCCGCGCGTCCCGATGCGCGAGCGGCTCGCGGCGCGCAACCTCTCGGATCGGGTCGTGCTGACGGGCTTCGTCGCCGAAGAGGCGGAGCTCGCGGCGCTGTACCAGGAGGCCACGGCCTTCGTCTTCCCGTCGCGCTACGAGGGCTTCGGGCTGCCACCCCTGGAGGCGATGGCGGCCGGAGTCCCGGTGATCGCGAGCGATCGCGCCTCCATTCCCGAGGTCGTCGGGCCTGCCGGGCTGCTCCTGGCCCCCGATGGTGTGCTAGAATGGCAGCGAGCAATCGAGTCTCTGTGCGAGGATCCGGGCCGTCGCGAGGCGCTTGCCGCCCTGGGTCGCGAGCGCGCCCGCGCCTTCTCGTGGGACGTGACGGCGGCAAGGACGCTCGAAGCGTATCGCCGTATTTTATCCCCCCACCCCTGACCCCGCCCCACCGGGGGGCGGGGGAGACGAGGAACGGTCATTGAAGGTCGCCCTGGTTCATGAATGGCTCACCACCCTCGGTGGCTCCGAGCGCGTGGTCTGGGCTTTCCACCGCATGTTCCCGGACGCTCCCGTCTTCACCACCGTCCACCGCAAGGATCTGCTGCCGGCCGAGTTCGACGAGCTTGACGTGCGGCCGTCCTTCCTCCAGCGCTTGCCCGGTGCCACCAGGCACTACCAGAAGCTCTTGCCCCTGATGCCGCTCGCCTTCGAGCAGTTCGATCTCTCGGGCTACGACCTGGTGCTGTCGAGCGCCCACGCCTGCGCCAAGGGGGTCGTGACCCGCCCCGAGACGGTGCACGTCAGCTACACCCACACCCCCATGCGCTACGCCTGGGACCTCTACCACCCGTACCAGGCGACGGTGAACCCGCTGTTGCGGCCCGTCTCCGCCGCCATCCTCAGCTACCTGCGCCAGTGGGACGTGCTCACGGCCAACCGCGTCGATCGCTTCGTCGCCAACTCGCGCGAGGTCTCGCGCCGCATCCAGAAGCACTATCGCCGAGGGGCCGAGGTGGTGCCGCCCCCCATCGACGTGGAGCGCTTCTTGCCGGCTCCTGCCTCGCAGATCGGGGATCACCTGCTGGTGCTCTCGCGCCTGGTGCCCTACAAGCGGGTCGATCTGGCCGTGCAGGCGGCCAACGCCACCGGCGTCCCCCTCAAGATCATCGGCGACGGCCCCCTCTACGCCGAGCTCAAGGCCATGGCCAGGCCCAACGTGCAGTTCCTCGGCCACCTGAGCGACTCGGACGTCGCCAGCGAGATGGCCCGCTGCAAGGCCCTCGTCTTCGGCGCCTTCGAGGACTTCGGCATCGTCCCGCTCGAGGCCCAGGCCGCCGGGCGCCCGGTCGTCGCCTTCGGCGCGGGCGGCGCGCTCGAGACCGTCATCGACGGGGTCACCGGGGTCTTCTTCGCCGAGCAGCACCCCGACAGCCTGGTGCAGGCCCTCAAGCGGCTGGAGCGCATGGACCTCGATCCGGCCGCGATCCGGCGCCACGCCGAGAGCTTCGCCTTCGAGGCCTTCGCCGCGCGGATGCAGGGGGTCATCGACCAGGCGATCGCCGAGCGCCGGGCGGGCGCCTTCGAGGGAGTCAGCGAGGCCGTGCATGGCTAAAGACACCCTCGAAGCGCACCACGCCGTCCATGGCGCCGTTCCCGCGCCCACCTGGCGCGAGTGGCTCGAGCGCAACATCATGTACGCGGGGCTGCCCCTGGTGGTCCTGGCGGACTGGGCGCTCATCAACGGCATCTTCGCGCTGGTCTACGCCATGCGCTTCGAGTGGCACGTCCTGGCCTCGGTCGAGCACGGGCCGCCCTGGACGCCTTACTGGCATGCGACCGTGCTCATCGCGACCGTCTGGGTGATGGTGCTCGCCGCGATGGGGCTGTATCGCTACCAGCGCGCGGCCTCCAAGTTCGAGGACCTGGTCATCCTGGCCTTCGGAATGGGCCTCGGCACCCTGCTCGCCATGGGCCTCGGCTTCTTCTACCGCGACTTCTCGTACTCGCGCCTGGTCCTGGTCTACAGCGTGGCCTTCGGCTACATCGCGCTGGGCGCCTTCCACGTGGGGCTGCGCTCCTTCCAGGAATGGCTGCAAGCCAAGGGCTGGGGGAGTCTCAACACCCTGATCGTCGGCTGCAACCCCCTCGGCGAGATGATGGCGGCGCGCTTCGCGGACGCTCCTCACCTGGGGCACCGCCTGGTGGGCTTCGTGCCCGCACCCGGCGAGTGGATGGAGGGCGATCGCTGGGTTTGCTCCGTGCGGACCGGCGAGCTGCGCGAGACCCACGTGAAGACCTACGGCCAGGTGCTGGGCGAGGTCGAGGACCTCGGCACCCTCATCGAGCAGCACCGGATCGACGAGGTGCTCCTGGCCCGGCCCGGGGCGACCTTCAGCGAGTTCGTCGAGCTGATGGAGGCGGGGGCCTCGCGCCGCCCCGTGCAGTTCCGGATCGTGCCCGACCTCCTGGAGCTGATGACCGCCAAGATCCGGATCTCGGATCTCGACGGCATCCCCACCCTCGAGATCGGGGACGTGCCGCTGCGCAAGTGGCACAACCGCTTCCTCAAGCGCCTGATGGACGTCGTGCTGTCGGCTCTGGGCCTGCTGCTCGCCTCGCCCCTCATGCTGGTCACGGCCCTCCTGGTGAAGCTGACGAGCCCCGGCCCCGTCTTCTACAAGCAGGAGCGCATGGGCCGCGACGGGCGCCTGTTCAACATCTACAAGTTCCGCACCATGCGCATCGACGCCGAGGAATCGAGCGGCCCGGTCTGGGCGAAGGCCGGCGACAACCGCGCCACGCCGATCGGCGCCGTGCTGCGCCGCTTCAGCCTGGACGAGCTGCCCCAGATCTGGAACGTGCTCGCGGGCGACATGACCCTGGTGGGGCCGCGTCCCGAGCGCCCCTTCTTCATCGATCAGTTCAAGACCTACATCCCCAAGTACATGGACCGGCACCTGGTTCGCAGCGGCCTGACGGGCTGGGCCCAGGTGAACGGCCTGCGGGGCGAGGAAGGCACCATCGAGGAGCGGACCCGCTACGACATCTACTACGTGGAGAACTGGTCGCTCCTCCTCGATCTGCGGATCATCGTGAAGACGGCCCTGGAAGTCCTGTTCTACAAGGCTTACTAGCCGAGGATCGCCCCAGTTGCGCCGATCCCTGCCCAGGCTCTTCCTCTACGCGGCGCTCTTGCGCGTCGCGATCGCCCTGATCCCCGGGGGACAGCCCTTCGACCAGGCCTGCTTCAAGGCATGGGGCGTGGCCATGGTCCTGGACGGGCCGGCGGGCTTCTACGAGGGTAGCAAACGCTTCTTCTCGTGCGACTACCCGCCCCTCTACATGCACTGGCTCGGGGCCTGGACCTGGGTCTACACCCGCTTCGACGCGGCCCCCCTCGCCTGGAGCGCCTTCGCGGCCTTCGTGCCGGTCACCGCCTTCAACGCGCTGCTCAAGGCGCTCTCGGGGCTGCTCGATCTGCTGAACGGCTACCTGGTCTATCGCATCGTCGCGCCGCGCCTCGGTCCCGAGAAGGCCAAGGGCGCGGCGGTTCTCGCCCTCTTCAACCCGCTCTTCCTCTACGACGCCGTCTACTGGGGCCAGATCGACACGCTGCTCCTGACCTTCATGCTCGCGATCCTCTGGGCCCTGACCGAGGGCTGGCTCGTCCGTGCGAGCTTGCTCGCCGCCTTGTCCCTGATGCTCAAGCCGCAGGGCCTCTTCCTGGCGCCGGTTTTCCTCGCCACCCAGTGGTTCCGGCACCGTCTTGGCCGGTGGCTCGTTGCCCTCGCCGCCGGGACGCTCTGTGCGTTCGGGGCCATTCGCCCCTTCTGGCCGAACGGAGCTCCGCTCGAGTCGTTCCTGGCCCTGTACGCGCGCATGACGGCCACGGCGCAGAGCTATCCTTACGGGGCGTTCAACGCCTTCAACCTGCACGGCCTCTTCGGGCAGCTCACGCCGGACGATGCGACCTTGCTGGGCTTGAGTCAGCGCGTCTGGGGGCTCGTCCTGCTCGGTCTGGTCCAGATCCTGATCGCCGCGGTGCTGTTCCGGCGGCGCGACCCCGCGACGTTCTGGCTCGGGGCGGCGACCAGCGTGCTCGCCTTCTTCATGCTCGCCACGCGCATGCACGAGCGTTACGGCATCGTCGCCATCGGGATCCTCACCGTCGCCTACGCCTACCGGCCTCATCTGAGGCCCGTCTACTGGACGCTGTGCGTCGTCACGATCATCAACCTGGTCTATGCCCAGGACCCCAACGTGGCTCGCCTGCTGAGCGCCCTCTGGCTCGATCGCACCCTGAGCCTGGTGAGCGTGCTCGCCTTCGGCGCGCTGGTCCGGGATCTGGTGCGGCTTGCGCCTTCGAGCATCCCCTCGCTACACTTGGAAAACGCATCCCTCTCCGAAAGGACCCTACATGCCAGCAACTAACGACATGATCCTGGTGGTCGGCGGCGCCGGCTACATCGGCTCCCACTGCGTCAAGGAGCTCAACCGCCAGGGTTACGCCACCGTCACCTTCGACAACCTGGTCTACGGCCACCGCGACGCCGTGAAGTGGGGGGCCTTCGAGGAGGGCGACATGAGCGACACCGAGCGCCTGCGCGAGGTGTTCCGCAAGTACAGGATCGCGGGGGTCATGCACTTTGCCGCCTACGCCTACGTGGGCGAGAGCGTCACCGACCCCGAGAAGTACTACTTCAACAACGTCGGCGCCACCCTCAACCTCCTCAAGGTGATGCGCGAGTTCGGCGTCGACAAGTTCATCTTCAGCTCCACCTGCGCCACCTACGGCGTGCCGACGCAGATCCCCATCCCCGAGACCCACCCCCAGGCCCCCATCAACCCCTACGGAGCAACCAAGCTCATGGTCGAGCGGGTGCTTGCGGACTACGGCCGCGCCTACGACCTCAAGAGCATCTGCTTCCGCTACTTCAACGCGGCGGGCGCCGATCCCGAATCGGAGATCGGGGAGCGCCACGACCCCGAGACCCACCTCATCCCCCTGGTGCTGCGCGCGGCCATGGGCGGCACCCCGCTCAAGGTCTTCGGCGATGACTACCCGACCCCGGACGGCACCTGCGTCCGCGACTACATCCACGTCATCGACCTGGCGCGCGCCCACATCCTGGGTCTCGAGCGCCTGCTCTCGGGCGGAGAGAGCGCCATCTACAACCTGGGCAACGGCAGCGGCTACTCGGTCAAGGAAGTGATCGAGACCTCCGAGCGAATCATGGGCCGCAAGGTGCCCTTCGACTTCGCCCCGCGCCGCGAGGGGGATCCCCCCCAGCTCATCGGGTCGGCCGAGAAGGCCGTCACCGAGCTGGGATGGAAGCCCGAGTTCGCCAAGCTCGACCGGATCATCGAGACGGCCTGGACCTGGCACCGGAAAGAAGCGGGGGTGTAAGGTGGGCAAGTACTTCGGCACCGACGGCGTCCGCGGCCTGGCCAACGACAAGCTCACCCCGGAGCTCGCCTTCAAGCTGGGCCGCGCGGGCGCGGCGGTCCTGCTCGAGGGCCACGCGGGGGAACGCCCCGTGATCTTCATCGGGCGAGACACCCGCCGCTCGGGCACCATGCTCGAAGCGGCCCTCGCCGCGGGCATCTGCTCGGTGGGCGTGGACGTGTACCGGCTGGGCGTCGTCCCCACCCCGGTCGTCGCGTGGCTCGCGGCCAACTGCGGCGGCGCCGCGGGCGTGATGATCTCGGCCTCCCACAACCCGAGCCCCGACAACGGCATCAAGTTCTTCAGCGGTGACGGCTTCAAGCTTCCCGACGAGACCGAGGGTGCCATCGAGGTCCTGCTCGACGCCGTCGAGGACACCCTCCCCCGCCCCACGGGCGAGGCCCTGGGGGTGGTCGAGGATCGCTTCGATCTGGTGGAGAACTACGTCCGGCACGTGACCCAGGCCTTCGCGGAGGGCCTCACCGGCCTGAGCCTCGTCCTCGACGTGGGCCACGGGGCGGCCTATGCCCTGGCCCCGCGCGTGCTTCGGGCGCTGGGCGCGCACGTCCAGGTCCTGAACGACGCGCCCGACGGCGACAACATCAACCGGGGCTGCGGCTCGACCCACCTGGAGCAGCTCCAGGCCAGGGTTCGCGAGGGCGGCTTCCAGCTGGGCATCGCCTTCGACGGGGACGCGGATCGCATGCTCGCGGTGGACGAGACGGGTGCTGTCGTCGACGGCGACCACATCATGCTGATCTGCCTGGAGCATGCGCTCGCGACCGGCCGCCTCAAGAGCCCGTCCTTGGTCGCGACGGTCATGAGCAACATGGGCTTCGAGGAGGCCGTGCAACGCCTCGGCGGCGAGCTGGTGCGCGCCAAGGTCGGCGATCGCTACGTCCTCGAGGAGATGAAGGCCAGGGACATCCGCATCGGCGGCGAGCAGAGCGGCCACCTGATCTTCCTGGACGACAACACGACCGGCGACGGCCTCAATTCGGCCCTGCGCCTGCTCTCGGCCCTGAAGGCCGCGGGCGAGCCCCTCTCGGTCCTCGCCGCCAAGATGACGGACTATCCGCAGGTGCTCAAGAACGTGCGCCTCGCCTCGACCCAGGGCTGGCAACAGAACCCGGCGATCGCCAAGGCCATCGCCGATGCCGATGCCGAGCTCGCGGGAAGTGGCCGGCTCCTCGTCCGCGCCTCGGGCACCGAGCCCCTGATCCGGGTGATGGTCGAGGGCAAGGACGACGCGCAGATCCACGGGATCTGCGATCGCCTCATCGGCGTCATCTCGTCCGAGCTGGCCTGACGAAAAAAGCCGTGGAGGTCCGTGCCAGGTTGCAGGCCATCATGTCCTGGCTCTTCGCCGGGGCGTGCTTCCTGCTGGCCGCCGTCGCCGGCACCTACCCGCTGGCCCTGAGGATGGGCGACGGGGTGCTCGACCCCGGCGACGGCGTGCTCAACACCTGGATCATGGCATGGGGAGCCACCATCCTGCCCCGCGACCCGGGGGGCCTCTTCCAGGCCCCGTACTTCTACCCGGCCCGAGACACCCTCGCCTTCTCCGAGAACCTCCTCGGCAACCTCCCCGTGTTCGGGCCGCTCATGGCCCTCTCGGGCGACCCGGTCTGGGCCGCCAACGCCTTCTTCATCCTCGCAATCGCCCTGACGGGCCTCGCGACCTACGCCCTCTTGCTGCGCTGGACCGGAAGCCGCGCGGCCGCGCTGGTGGGCGGCCTGATCTTCGCGCTGAGCCCCGTCAGGTTCAGCCAGCTCAGCCACCTCCAGCTGTTCGGCCTCTGGTGGACCCCGCTCGCCCTGCTCGCCTCGAGCGCCTTCTTGCGCGGCGCGCGGTGGCGGCACGGCCTCGGGGCCGCCCTCTTCCTGGTGCTTCAGTTCGCAAGCTCGGTATACCTGGGCTACTTCCTGCTCATCACCATCGGAAGCTACGTCCTTGCGCGCCTCTGGCGATCGCCTGCCCTGCGCACGCGCGCGCTCGCCCTCAGGGGGGGCGCGCTCATGGCGGGCACTGCCGTGGCTCTGGGGAGCCTGCTGTGGCCCTACCTGCGCCTCAGCCGCGCGTGGGGGATGAGCCGCACCCTGCGGGACGGCACGGCGCTCGGAGCCGATCTGTTCAGCTACCTGAGCGCCTGGCCGCTCAGCGTCCCCTACGGCGGACGCCTGGCTGCTGCCTCGCCGCTCTACGCCCACGAGAAGTACCTCTTCCCGGGCCTCGTCGCGCTCGCGCTCGCAGCCTTCGCGCTGGGGTGGGCCTTCAGCCGGCGCCGCGAGTGGCTCTCGCAGGAGGCTCGGGCCGTGGCCCTCGCCGGGGCTGTCGCCTGGCTCTTGAGCCTGGGCCCGATCCTCCAGGTGCGCGGCGCGATCACCTTCCTTCCCATGCCCTACGCGGCGCTGTTCTACCTGGTGCCGGGGTTCAGCGCCATCCGCGTCCCGGCCCGGCTGGGGCTGATGGTCGCCTTCTGCCTCGCCGTGCTCGCCGGCATCGGCCTGAGCCGCCTGCTGGATCGCTACGGCACCACGCCCTTTCGCCGCGGGGCGATCGCGGCTGTCGCGATCGCCGTGGTCCTCCTCGACACCCGCCACCGGCCCCTGCCCGTCTACCCTCGCCCCGTGCCGTCCGCCCTCGAGCGCGCGCTCTTTCTGGCTCCGATGGCCCCTGGCGTCATCGTGCCCATGCCGACCTACGAGCGGGAGGCCGACGGCATCCTCGAATCCGGCAGAATGCTCGCCGTGCTGCCCAGCGGCCGACCGCTCGTGAACGGCTACTCCGGCTTCTTCCCCGACAGCTACCTCGCGTTCGCCCGCCACCTCGAGGCCGGTCCGACGCCCGGGGCCCTGGATGCGCTCGCGGCCGTCAGCGTGGGCTGGGTCGGCGTCCAGTACGACAAGATGACGCCGGGCGAGCGCCTTGACTGGCAAGCCGCCGAGCGGGATCCGGCGGCGCTCGGCTTGAAGCTGCTCTGGAGCGAGCCCGACCAGGGCGCCCTCTACCGCCTCGACCGTCACCCACCCCTCACCCGGCGGCTGGAGGCCACCCTCGACCTGCCGCAGCGCCTCACGCGCGACCGAGCGTTCAGGATCCCCCTCACCCTGGCGACCACACCGCCCGCCGCATGGATGCCTCCAATGCCGGACCGGCACCAGCCGGTGGCGATCCGGTGGCAGGGCCCGACCCCTTTCGCCGAAGAGCGGCACGTCTGGCTGCCCATCGCCCTCCAGGGAAGCCAGCACGTCGGGATCCCCGTGCGCACGCCACGCGGGACCGGGAACTATCTGCTCTCGATCGAGGGTCCGGGCTTCGTCGCGACCGCCTCGGTCGGGATCTCCGCCATGCGCTTGCCCGACACCCTCACCGCGCCGATCCAGGCCCGGCTGGAATGGAAGAGCCCCCGGCCTCCCGGACGCGTCCTCTCGGGCCAGCGAATCCCGCTCGAGGCAGCGATCCACAACCAAGGCACCGGCGTCTGGCGCGCCGCGACCACCTGGCGCGAGCGCCTCGCCGCGCGCCCGGAGTGGCTACGCCGGCATCCCCGCTGGATCTTCGACAACGGGGCGGGCGAAGTGGGGCTGCAGGTGCGGTGGCTCGAACGGGTCACGGGCGCAGAGGTCGCCGTGGGACAGGCCCGGCCGAGGCGCTACCCCCTTTCGTTCGACGTGTTCCCTGGCGGCGCGTACCGCTTCCAGGAGCGGCTTTTCGCGCCGGAGGCCCCGGGGGACTACGTGGCGGAGGTGCGCCTCGCGGACACCTTCGGGACCGTCGCGACCGCGCCGGAGCGCTTCGCGATCACGGTGGAAGCGCCCTGACCCGTCCTTGTCAGCGCACGGTGCCCTGGGCGATCGCCTGGACCACCCCCCCGTTGTAGCCGGAGAAGAGGAACAGCGTGTTCCCGAAGACGGACATGTCGTTGGCATAGCCCGTGTTGAAGGGCAACACGTAGCGATCGGACCTGTAGGCCTGCCACGCATTGAGGGTCCCGTCGGGGTTGATCAGCGCGCGCTGCACGACGTTGGCGGCCGACCCGCCGAAGGCGTAGAGGT contains:
- a CDS encoding glycosyltransferase; amino-acid sequence: MKVALVHEWLTTLGGSERVVWAFHRMFPDAPVFTTVHRKDLLPAEFDELDVRPSFLQRLPGATRHYQKLLPLMPLAFEQFDLSGYDLVLSSAHACAKGVVTRPETVHVSYTHTPMRYAWDLYHPYQATVNPLLRPVSAAILSYLRQWDVLTANRVDRFVANSREVSRRIQKHYRRGAEVVPPPIDVERFLPAPASQIGDHLLVLSRLVPYKRVDLAVQAANATGVPLKIIGDGPLYAELKAMARPNVQFLGHLSDSDVASEMARCKALVFGAFEDFGIVPLEAQAAGRPVVAFGAGGALETVIDGVTGVFFAEQHPDSLVQALKRLERMDLDPAAIRRHAESFAFEAFAARMQGVIDQAIAERRAGAFEGVSEAVHG
- the glmM gene encoding phosphoglucosamine mutase yields the protein MGKYFGTDGVRGLANDKLTPELAFKLGRAGAAVLLEGHAGERPVIFIGRDTRRSGTMLEAALAAGICSVGVDVYRLGVVPTPVVAWLAANCGGAAGVMISASHNPSPDNGIKFFSGDGFKLPDETEGAIEVLLDAVEDTLPRPTGEALGVVEDRFDLVENYVRHVTQAFAEGLTGLSLVLDVGHGAAYALAPRVLRALGAHVQVLNDAPDGDNINRGCGSTHLEQLQARVREGGFQLGIAFDGDADRMLAVDETGAVVDGDHIMLICLEHALATGRLKSPSLVATVMSNMGFEEAVQRLGGELVRAKVGDRYVLEEMKARDIRIGGEQSGHLIFLDDNTTGDGLNSALRLLSALKAAGEPLSVLAAKMTDYPQVLKNVRLASTQGWQQNPAIAKAIADADAELAGSGRLLVRASGTEPLIRVMVEGKDDAQIHGICDRLIGVISSELA
- a CDS encoding glycosyltransferase 87 family protein yields the protein MRRSLPRLFLYAALLRVAIALIPGGQPFDQACFKAWGVAMVLDGPAGFYEGSKRFFSCDYPPLYMHWLGAWTWVYTRFDAAPLAWSAFAAFVPVTAFNALLKALSGLLDLLNGYLVYRIVAPRLGPEKAKGAAVLALFNPLFLYDAVYWGQIDTLLLTFMLAILWALTEGWLVRASLLAALSLMLKPQGLFLAPVFLATQWFRHRLGRWLVALAAGTLCAFGAIRPFWPNGAPLESFLALYARMTATAQSYPYGAFNAFNLHGLFGQLTPDDATLLGLSQRVWGLVLLGLVQILIAAVLFRRRDPATFWLGAATSVLAFFMLATRMHERYGIVAIGILTVAYAYRPHLRPVYWTLCVVTIINLVYAQDPNVARLLSALWLDRTLSLVSVLAFGALVRDLVRLAPSSIPSLHLENASLSERTLHASN
- a CDS encoding glycosyltransferase family 1 protein, translating into MGRYIQCLLPRLGAQGVEVIAWMLPHQAADPRWDFPGIERRVLEAKPMSPQEQAMMPAAVKEAGLDLLHVPHLNAPLLSRVPLVATIHDLIPFHYPEAIAARFGGAYFHAMARLVPRKARRVLTVSEHTRKDLVTLAGAKPEKVETIPLGVEARFTEQASPELRRRVRDRYGLTGRYLLYAGQWKGYKNVDLLLDVMEGMDSERFADVKLVLVGREDPRVPMRERLAARNLSDRVVLTGFVAEEAELAALYQEATAFVFPSRYEGFGLPPLEAMAAGVPVIASDRASIPEVVGPAGLLLAPDGVLEWQRAIESLCEDPGRREALAALGRERARAFSWDVTAARTLEAYRRILSPHP
- the galE gene encoding UDP-glucose 4-epimerase GalE is translated as MPATNDMILVVGGAGYIGSHCVKELNRQGYATVTFDNLVYGHRDAVKWGAFEEGDMSDTERLREVFRKYRIAGVMHFAAYAYVGESVTDPEKYYFNNVGATLNLLKVMREFGVDKFIFSSTCATYGVPTQIPIPETHPQAPINPYGATKLMVERVLADYGRAYDLKSICFRYFNAAGADPESEIGERHDPETHLIPLVLRAAMGGTPLKVFGDDYPTPDGTCVRDYIHVIDLARAHILGLERLLSGGESAIYNLGNGSGYSVKEVIETSERIMGRKVPFDFAPRREGDPPQLIGSAEKAVTELGWKPEFAKLDRIIETAWTWHRKEAGV
- a CDS encoding undecaprenyl-phosphate glucose phosphotransferase, with product MAKDTLEAHHAVHGAVPAPTWREWLERNIMYAGLPLVVLADWALINGIFALVYAMRFEWHVLASVEHGPPWTPYWHATVLIATVWVMVLAAMGLYRYQRAASKFEDLVILAFGMGLGTLLAMGLGFFYRDFSYSRLVLVYSVAFGYIALGAFHVGLRSFQEWLQAKGWGSLNTLIVGCNPLGEMMAARFADAPHLGHRLVGFVPAPGEWMEGDRWVCSVRTGELRETHVKTYGQVLGEVEDLGTLIEQHRIDEVLLARPGATFSEFVELMEAGASRRPVQFRIVPDLLELMTAKIRISDLDGIPTLEIGDVPLRKWHNRFLKRLMDVVLSALGLLLASPLMLVTALLVKLTSPGPVFYKQERMGRDGRLFNIYKFRTMRIDAEESSGPVWAKAGDNRATPIGAVLRRFSLDELPQIWNVLAGDMTLVGPRPERPFFIDQFKTYIPKYMDRHLVRSGLTGWAQVNGLRGEEGTIEERTRYDIYYVENWSLLLDLRIIVKTALEVLFYKAY